One region of Desmodus rotundus isolate HL8 chromosome 11, HLdesRot8A.1, whole genome shotgun sequence genomic DNA includes:
- the MCHR2 gene encoding LOW QUALITY PROTEIN: melanin-concentrating hormone receptor 2 (The sequence of the model RefSeq protein was modified relative to this genomic sequence to represent the inferred CDS: inserted 1 base in 1 codon; substituted 1 base at 1 genomic stop codon) — MTWRADLYNLDSELCMGQRWSRNSLHSSCWNTFAELMNKSWNKEFAYQTLRVVDTVLLPAIIGIICSTGLVGNILTVFTIIRSRKKTIPDIYIRNLAVADLVHISGMPFLIHQWAQGGGWVFGGPLCTIITSLGTCHQFACSAIMTVRSEDRYLALIQPFQLASWRTRYKTIHINLGLWEPSFILALPVWIYSKVIKFKDGVESCAFDLTSPDDVLWYTLYLMITTFFSLCPXFGVLYFILFFCVCYILILCYTWEMYQQNKDARCYSPSVPRQRVMKLTEMALVLVAVFILSAAPXHILQLLNLQMQQPTLSFYVSYYLSICLSYVSSSINPFLYILLSGNFWKCLPGMQSRVTEREIHHMENILKLSF; from the exons ATGACTTGGAGAGCAGATCTATACAACTTGGACTCAGAGTTGTGCATGGGGCAAAGGTGGAGCAG GAATTCACTTCACTCTTCATGTTGGAACACTTTTGCTGAACTTATGAACAAATCCTGGAATAAAGAGTTCGCTTATCAAACCCTCAGAGTTGTGGACACAGTCCTCCTCCCTGCCATTATTGGGATTATCTGCTCAACAGGCCTGGTTGGCAACATTCTCACTGTATTCACCATAATAAG GTCAAGGAAAAAAACTATTCCTGACATTTATATCCGCAACCTGGCTGTGGCTGATCTGGTCCACATCAGTGGAATGCCTTTTCTCATCCACCAgtgggcccagggaggagggtgggtctTTGGGGGGCCTCTCTGCACCATCATCACATCCCTGGGTACCTGCCACCAGTTTGCCTGTAGTGCCATCATGACTGTAAGGAGTGAGGACAG GTACTTGGCTCTCATCCAACCATTTCAACTTGCAAGTTGGAGAACGAGGTACAAGACCATCCACATCAATTTGGGCCTCTGGGAACCTTCCTTTATTCTGGCGTTGCCTGTCTGGATCTACTCAAAGGTCATCAAATTTAAAGATGGCGTGGAGAGTTGTGCTTTTGATTTAACATCCCCTGATGATGTACTCTG GTACACACTTTATTTGATGATAAcgacttttttttccctttgcccttaaTTTGGtgtgctatattttattttatttttttgtgtgtgctatattttaattttatgctaTACTTGGGAGATGTATCAACAGAATAAGGATGCCAGATG TTACAGCCCCAGTGTTCCAAGGCAGAGAGTGATGAAGCTGACAGAGATGGCGCTGGTGCTGGTGGCTGTCTTTATCCTCAGTGCTGCCC ATCACATCCTACAACTGCTAAACTTGCAGATGCAGCAGCCCACACTGTCTTTCTATGTGAGCTATTACCTCTCCATCTGTCTCAGCTATGTCAGCAGCAGCATTaacccttttctctacatcctgcTGAGTGGAAATTTCTGGAAATGCCTACCTGGAATGCAAAGCCGAGTGACTGAAAGGGAAATCCACCacatggaaaacattttgaaattgagCTTTTAG